From a single Streptomyces misionensis genomic region:
- the secE gene encoding preprotein translocase subunit SecE, producing MTDAVGSIDTPDARDEVPESKKARKGGKRAKKGPLKRLATFYRQIVAELRKVVWPTRNQLTSYTTVVIFFVAIMIALVTVIDYGLNHAAKYVFG from the coding sequence ATGACGGACGCCGTGGGCTCCATCGACACGCCTGATGCCCGAGACGAAGTGCCCGAGTCCAAGAAGGCACGCAAGGGCGGCAAGCGCGCCAAGAAGGGCCCGCTGAAGCGCCTGGCCACCTTCTACCGCCAGATCGTCGCGGAGCTCCGCAAGGTCGTCTGGCCGACGCGGAACCAGCTGACGTCGTACACCACCGTGGTGATCTTCTTCGTCGCCATCATGATCGCGCTGGTGACCGTGATTGACTATGGGCTCAACCACGCCGCCAAGTACGTCTTCGGCTGA
- the nusG gene encoding transcription termination/antitermination protein NusG, which yields MSDPNLNDDATESRGNAAEMVDDELDIVEGADEQDEFEAAEAEAGEPAEEAALHTEDADDADEDEEAEEDGEDAAAEAAEEEPAAPVDPVQALREELRTLPGEWYVIHTYAGYENRVKTNLEQRAVSLNVEDYIFQAEVPQEEVVQIKNGDRKTIKQNKLPGYVLVRMDLTNESWGVVRNTPGVTGFVGNAYDPYPLTLDEIVKMLAPEAEEKAAREAAEAEGKPAPQRKVEVQVLDFEVGDSVTVTDGPFATLQATINEINADSKKVKGLVEIFGRETPVELSFDQIQKN from the coding sequence GTGTCTGACCCGAACCTGAACGACGACGCCACCGAGTCTCGCGGGAACGCTGCCGAGATGGTGGACGACGAGCTCGACATCGTCGAGGGCGCGGACGAGCAGGACGAGTTCGAGGCTGCCGAGGCCGAGGCGGGCGAGCCGGCCGAGGAGGCCGCGCTGCACACCGAGGACGCGGACGACGCGGACGAGGACGAGGAAGCCGAGGAGGACGGCGAGGACGCCGCCGCCGAGGCCGCCGAGGAGGAGCCCGCGGCTCCGGTCGACCCGGTCCAGGCCCTGCGCGAGGAACTGCGCACCCTGCCCGGCGAGTGGTACGTCATCCACACCTACGCCGGCTACGAGAACCGCGTGAAGACCAACCTGGAGCAGCGCGCCGTCTCGCTGAACGTCGAGGACTACATCTTCCAGGCCGAGGTGCCGCAGGAAGAGGTCGTCCAGATCAAGAACGGCGACCGCAAGACGATCAAGCAGAACAAGCTGCCCGGTTACGTCCTGGTCCGCATGGACCTGACGAACGAGTCCTGGGGCGTCGTCCGCAACACCCCGGGCGTCACCGGCTTCGTCGGCAACGCCTACGACCCGTACCCGCTGACCCTGGACGAGATCGTCAAGATGCTCGCCCCGGAGGCCGAGGAGAAGGCCGCCCGCGAGGCCGCCGAGGCCGAGGGCAAGCCCGCCCCGCAGCGCAAGGTCGAGGTCCAGGTGCTGGACTTCGAGGTCGGCGACTCGGTCACCGTCACCGACGGCCCGTTCGCCACCCTCCAGGCGACCATCAACGAGATCAACGCCGACTCCAAGAAGGTCAAGGGCCTGGTGGAGATCTTCGGCCGCGAGACCCCGGTCGAGCTTTCCTTCGACCAGATCCAGAAGAACTAG